The bacterium genome includes a region encoding these proteins:
- a CDS encoding ATP-binding protein: MNITAQKPSFTNFLEKPSVQNPTIVDNHRKIFASKSALAFKGLPIVATHPVEKKIALALQFLHNDGIILVGENLEKAAQALKGSLDNLPKLVKQLFFIEEKGLPDFAVTRSKLGIKQFINLADESAEIIKKDKANPFIAKKGNVHNINEADQICIGSNAKFGLNDVSTIPSAEFENIVKFFDFTDIDKEAIGKLNKKNIGFLTGAKEASEGVKKITFADVGGQKNVIDELKKGIIYPIKHPDAFKNFSVNRGFILTGGPGTGKTLIAQALANEVEASFIKINGSELESKWVGETEKNWRELFANARKKQPAVIFIDEADAVFRTRVGSDTSRHDDKAVNTVLALMSDLEKSNDQVYVIATTNKIGLLDDAITRSGRFGKHIEVNNPDLEGCKHILNIHSKNKPIAENFDSEKFAKRLFKQNVNGADIARIVTDANAHAYDRLGIFEKMEKGTFVPDDAKNLRIEQVDFDKALKPFEEKLNKKNPIGFFGNKNKQVS; encoded by the coding sequence ATGAATATTACTGCACAAAAACCAAGCTTTACAAATTTTTTAGAAAAACCTTCTGTTCAAAATCCAACGATTGTTGATAACCACAGAAAAATTTTTGCATCGAAAAGTGCGCTTGCCTTTAAAGGATTACCTATTGTTGCTACTCATCCTGTTGAAAAAAAAATCGCATTAGCTTTACAGTTTTTACATAATGATGGAATTATTCTTGTAGGTGAAAACTTGGAAAAAGCTGCTCAGGCTCTTAAAGGTTCATTAGATAATCTTCCCAAATTAGTTAAACAATTATTTTTTATTGAAGAAAAAGGCTTACCGGACTTTGCTGTAACCAGAAGTAAATTAGGCATAAAACAGTTCATTAATCTTGCTGATGAATCAGCTGAAATTATAAAAAAAGACAAGGCAAACCCTTTTATTGCAAAAAAAGGTAATGTTCATAACATTAATGAAGCAGATCAAATTTGCATTGGTTCAAATGCAAAATTTGGATTAAATGATGTATCAACAATCCCTTCAGCCGAATTTGAAAATATTGTTAAATTCTTTGATTTTACAGATATAGATAAAGAAGCCATCGGGAAATTGAATAAAAAAAATATTGGCTTCTTGACAGGAGCTAAAGAGGCGAGCGAGGGTGTTAAAAAAATTACATTCGCAGATGTAGGCGGGCAAAAAAATGTTATTGATGAGTTAAAAAAAGGCATAATTTATCCTATTAAACATCCTGATGCTTTTAAGAACTTCAGCGTTAACCGCGGATTTATACTGACAGGCGGTCCGGGGACAGGCAAAACACTCATTGCTCAGGCTCTTGCAAATGAAGTTGAGGCAAGTTTTATTAAGATAAACGGCTCTGAACTTGAATCAAAATGGGTTGGCGAGACTGAAAAAAATTGGAGAGAACTTTTTGCAAATGCAAGAAAAAAGCAGCCGGCAGTTATTTTTATCGATGAAGCCGATGCTGTTTTCAGAACAAGAGTAGGCTCTGACACATCAAGACACGATGATAAAGCAGTAAATACGGTTTTAGCCCTTATGAGCGACCTGGAAAAAAGTAATGATCAGGTTTATGTAATTGCAACAACGAATAAAATCGGCTTGCTTGATGACGCTATAACGAGGTCCGGCAGATTCGGAAAACATATAGAAGTTAATAACCCTGATTTAGAAGGTTGCAAGCATATCCTCAACATTCATTCAAAAAATAAACCGATTGCTGAAAATTTTGATTCTGAAAAGTTTGCAAAAAGATTATTTAAGCAAAATGTAAACGGAGCAGATATTGCAAGAATTGTAACTGACGCCAACGCACATGCCTATGACCGTTTGGGTATCTTTGAGAAAATGGAAAAAGGAACATTTGTGCCTGACGATGCAAAAAATTTAAGGATTGAACAAGTCGATTTTGACAAAGCTTTAAAACCTTTTGAAGAGAAGTTAAATAAGAAAAATCCAATAGGATTTTTCGGGAATAAAAACAAACAGGTTTCTTAG